One window from the genome of Ananas comosus cultivar F153 linkage group 13, ASM154086v1, whole genome shotgun sequence encodes:
- the LOC109719453 gene encoding uncharacterized protein LOC109719453 isoform X2 produces the protein MKMLALCGLRFHLREADRVEASRLQSRGPAVWSLLRRCYFFCCRFCHLFCFKAKGSQVVELMGEQNAGLITISGVCGICILQIAEQ, from the exons ATGAAAATG CTAGCCCTCTGCGGGCTTCGATTTCACCTCCGGGAAGCGGATCGAGTAGAAGCTTCTCGATTACAATCAAGAGGCCCAGCCGTTTGGAG cCTTCTACGTAGGTGCTACTTCTTTTGCTGTCGTTTTTGTCACTTATTTTGCTTCAAAGCCAA GGGGAGTCAGGTGGTCGAACTAATGGGAGAACAAAATGCAGGTTTGATTACTATAAGTGGAGTTTGTGGAATTTGTATTCTGCAGATTGCAGAACAATAG
- the LOC109719453 gene encoding uncharacterized protein LOC109719453 isoform X1, which translates to MKMLALCGLRFHLREADRVEASRLQSRGPAVWSRIRSRGCAGVRWRCGLLAPGPGQGSEGGEARRERREMGSSLRPSCSRRRPRRQRRRAMATTRAAVEEDDESDERGGVGGGGVGGGGGLGGDEARWRRSSRPVVATKLGKKERIILGISIIR; encoded by the exons ATGAAAATG CTAGCCCTCTGCGGGCTTCGATTTCACCTCCGGGAAGCGGATCGAGTAGAAGCTTCTCGATTACAATCAAGAGGCCCAGCCGTTTGGAG tCGGATCCGAAGCAGAGGGTGTGCAGGGGTCCGATGGCGCTGCGGCCTTCTTGCTCCCGGCCCCGGGCAAGGCAGCGAAGGAGGAGAAgcacgacgagagcggcgagagATGGGATCGtcgctgcggccctcttgctcccgacgccggccaaggcggcagaggaggagggcgaTGGCAACGACGAGAGCAGCGGTGGAAGAGGACGACGAGAGCGACGAGAGGGGtggtgttggaggtggaggtgtgggaggtggtggtggtttgggaggagatgaggcgaggtggaggcggagcaGCCGGCCGGTGGTGGCGACCAAGTTGGGGAAGAAAGAAAGGATAATCTTAGGGATTAGTataataaggtag